A section of the Candidatus Hydrogenedens sp. genome encodes:
- a CDS encoding YkgJ family cysteine cluster protein: MVNPCLTCGACCAFYRVSFYWRERGDFQADGVPEELCEDLTQFRCVMKGTNQPHPRCIALLGTIGKHVLCKIYNRRPVVCREIEPSYKNGYPEIKCDKARLAYGLPPLTPDIWKTKPEDSNSSPNPFPLSA, encoded by the coding sequence ATGGTAAATCCGTGTTTAACTTGCGGTGCATGTTGTGCCTTTTATAGGGTTTCCTTTTACTGGAGAGAACGAGGCGATTTCCAGGCAGACGGTGTCCCGGAAGAATTATGTGAAGACCTTACTCAGTTTCGTTGCGTTATGAAAGGCACAAATCAACCTCATCCGCGCTGTATAGCACTATTAGGAACTATTGGGAAACATGTGCTCTGCAAAATCTACAATCGAAGACCTGTTGTATGTAGAGAAATAGAACCTTCCTATAAAAACGGCTATCCCGAAATAAAATGTGATAAAGCACGCCTTGCCTATGGATTACCCCCTCTAACCCCGGATATATGGAAAACAAAACCCGAGGATAGTAATTCTTCCCCGAACCCATTCCCCCTCTCCGCATAA